The following are encoded in a window of Clostridium thermarum genomic DNA:
- a CDS encoding DUF4870 domain-containing protein, whose protein sequence is MNHNNFNGPKSSTGLDENIAGLLCYLGAWVTGLIFFFLEKESRFVKFHAMQSIIASVILTVAGIVLGLLPIIWRLTSLIGLAQFVIMVICMIKAYNREWFKLPIVGDIAEEQINK, encoded by the coding sequence ATGAACCATAATAATTTCAATGGACCAAAATCATCCACGGGTTTAGACGAGAATATAGCAGGACTGCTATGTTACCTAGGTGCTTGGGTTACTGGCCTCATATTTTTCTTTTTAGAGAAGGAAAGCAGGTTTGTGAAATTCCATGCTATGCAGTCAATCATTGCCTCAGTAATTTTAACGGTAGCAGGTATTGTACTAGGTTTATTACCAATTATATGGAGACTTACAAGCTTAATTGGTCTTGCTCAGTTTGTCATAATGGTTATTTGCATGATTAAGGCATACAATAGAGAGTGGTTTAAGCTGCCCATAGTCGGTGACATTGCAGAAGAGCAAATCAATAAATAA
- the nagB gene encoding glucosamine-6-phosphate deaminase, protein MKVIIAKNYAEMSKAAADIIRDLVNSKPSSVLGLATGSTPIGVYKQLIEYYREKAVDFSQVTTFNLDEYLGLPGTHPQSYRYFMDNNFFNHININKHNTHVPSGIAQDIDAECLSYDKAIAEAGGIDLQVLGIGNNGHIGFNEPSYTLHVNTHVTKLKQDTIMANSRFFNSIEEVPTSAVTMGIGGIMKARQILLLASGPAKAEIISKLVNGKINTHIPASLIQVHPNVTVIVDEEAASLLLKKTNQIDCPLSWAE, encoded by the coding sequence ATGAAGGTTATAATAGCCAAAAACTATGCTGAAATGAGCAAGGCCGCAGCTGACATAATAAGAGATTTAGTAAATAGTAAGCCAAGCTCTGTACTTGGCCTGGCAACTGGCAGTACCCCTATTGGCGTGTATAAGCAGCTGATAGAATATTACCGGGAAAAAGCCGTGGACTTTTCACAGGTTACAACCTTTAACTTAGATGAATACCTGGGTTTACCGGGAACTCATCCCCAGAGCTATCGTTATTTTATGGATAATAATTTCTTTAACCACATCAATATCAATAAGCATAATACTCATGTGCCAAGTGGTATTGCCCAAGATATCGACGCTGAATGTCTCTCCTATGACAAAGCAATAGCAGAAGCCGGCGGCATAGACCTTCAGGTACTGGGCATAGGTAATAACGGCCACATTGGATTTAACGAACCTTCATATACCCTGCACGTAAACACACATGTTACAAAACTTAAACAGGATACAATAATGGCAAACTCAAGATTCTTTAATTCTATAGAAGAGGTTCCTACATCAGCTGTCACCATGGGTATTGGCGGCATAATGAAGGCAAGACAGATACTTCTCTTGGCCAGCGGTCCGGCCAAGGCTGAAATAATAAGTAAATTGGTCAATGGCAAGATAAACACTCACATACCAGCTTCACTTATTCAAGTTCATCCAAATGTTACAGTTATAGTAGATGAGGAAGCAGCTTCCTTACTATTAAAAAAAACTAACCAAATAGATTGTCCTCTCTCTTGGGCTGAATAA
- the pgmB gene encoding beta-phosphoglucomutase yields the protein MNCKGCIFDLDGVIVDTAKYHYLAWKRLASEMGFDFTEKDNERLKGVSRMRSLDILLEVGGKTVPEDKKEALAAKKNNWYVEYISKMDKSEILPGVENFFKTLKANNIKIALGSASKNSMLILNNLGLTDYFDAIIDGNKVSKAKPDPEVFTLAAKEMNLSPSECVVFEDAQAGIEAAKAGNMKVIAVGSEENLKDFDKIIPGFEGVGLDLISF from the coding sequence ATGAACTGTAAAGGATGTATCTTTGATCTTGATGGTGTAATAGTTGATACTGCAAAATATCACTATTTGGCCTGGAAGAGATTAGCTTCCGAAATGGGATTTGATTTTACAGAAAAGGATAACGAAAGACTAAAAGGAGTAAGCAGAATGCGTTCCTTGGATATACTCTTAGAGGTTGGAGGAAAAACTGTACCTGAAGATAAGAAGGAAGCTTTGGCTGCCAAGAAAAATAACTGGTATGTTGAATACATATCTAAGATGGACAAATCCGAAATTCTTCCAGGGGTAGAAAATTTCTTTAAAACTTTAAAAGCAAATAATATTAAAATTGCTCTTGGCTCCGCAAGTAAGAATTCTATGTTGATATTGAATAACTTAGGCCTTACAGACTATTTTGACGCTATAATTGACGGTAATAAGGTATCAAAGGCAAAGCCGGATCCAGAAGTGTTTACCCTAGCAGCAAAAGAGATGAACCTATCTCCTTCCGAATGCGTAGTATTTGAAGACGCCCAAGCCGGAATTGAGGCTGCAAAGGCAGGTAATATGAAGGTAATTGCAGTGGGCTCAGAAGAAAACCTAAAAGACTTTGATAAAATAATACCAGGCTTTGAAGGCGTTGGTTTAGATCTTATTTCATTCTAA
- a CDS encoding LacI family DNA-binding transcriptional regulator, with protein sequence MNTTIKDVAKEANVSPSTVSRVLSGNAKISDETKAKVMEAVKKLNYHPNAIARSLAHSSTHILGLILPSEAQDFYKNPFFIQLMTGIGVYTQEKGYNIMYSFGKNEKEELSCIKRFINSRLVDGIILLTSRNNDKCISYLKERNYPFVVVGRPEAAENIMWVDNDNFEAMYSVVNKLAFKGHRDIAFISGPEDWNVSADRLDGYKRALNVHCLKIRKEWIVQQPDFSERYGYEAMKKILQAGRPTAVVTTDDLLAFGAMNAIKEETGDKKIAVVGFNNTALAGFQDPPLSSVEINSYELGFYAAKLLIRRLSNRDKGVSTHYIVKTDFIERESTMFKP encoded by the coding sequence ATGAATACAACAATAAAGGATGTTGCCAAAGAAGCAAATGTTTCACCTTCAACGGTGTCAAGAGTTTTATCTGGCAATGCAAAAATTTCAGATGAAACGAAAGCTAAGGTTATGGAAGCGGTAAAAAAACTTAATTATCATCCTAATGCCATTGCCAGAAGTCTGGCCCATAGCTCTACTCATATTCTTGGACTAATATTGCCCAGTGAAGCACAGGACTTCTACAAAAATCCTTTTTTTATACAGTTGATGACTGGAATAGGAGTATATACTCAAGAAAAGGGCTATAACATAATGTACTCCTTTGGAAAAAATGAAAAGGAAGAACTCAGTTGCATAAAAAGGTTCATCAACAGCAGACTGGTAGATGGTATTATATTGCTTACTTCAAGAAATAACGATAAGTGTATAAGCTATCTCAAGGAGAGAAACTATCCCTTTGTAGTAGTTGGCAGGCCGGAGGCGGCAGAGAATATTATGTGGGTAGATAATGATAACTTCGAGGCCATGTACAGTGTTGTCAATAAACTGGCTTTTAAGGGGCATAGAGATATTGCTTTTATAAGCGGGCCTGAGGACTGGAATGTTTCTGCCGACCGTTTGGATGGATATAAAAGAGCCCTGAACGTACATTGCCTTAAGATAAGGAAGGAATGGATAGTTCAGCAACCGGACTTTAGTGAAAGATACGGCTATGAGGCCATGAAAAAGATATTGCAGGCAGGAAGGCCCACTGCAGTGGTTACAACGGATGATTTACTGGCTTTTGGAGCTATGAATGCCATAAAAGAAGAGACCGGTGATAAGAAGATTGCGGTGGTAGGGTTTAATAATACAGCCTTAGCCGGTTTTCAAGACCCGCCTCTATCCTCTGTGGAAATCAACTCCTATGAATTGGGCTTTTATGCGGCCAAATTACTTATTAGAAGGTTGAGCAACCGAGATAAGGGTGTAAGCACTCACTATATAGTTAAAACTGATTTTATAGAAAGAGAATCAACTATGTTTAAACCTTGA
- a CDS encoding glycoside hydrolase family 65 protein: MAKYVNVDEWSIIEENLHLNENKIYESLMSIGNGHMGMRGNFEEDFSGSTLQGTYIAGVYYPDKTRVGWWKNGYPEYFAKVLNSTNFIGISVKLNGEVVDLAKAKINNFKRILNMREGYLLRTFTLTDCEGRETNFEVKRFFSMAEKELAAISYSIEPVNHTAEVEFTPYLDGDVMNEDSNYDEKFWSEVDKFAENGLFHLTQKTKKTEFVVTCASKYALFNDGNKVEVNPEVIVKPQYTANKITFKCEKGSKATLYKYIAVTSNRYFEENQLVSKAVELVEKAYLDGYDKLFRAHSEKWAHIWKESDIVISGDPSAQQGIRFNIFHMNCTYTGDDPRLNIGPKGFTGEKYGGSTYWDTEAYCIPFYLSTSDQSIARNLLIYRYNHLEKAKENARKLGLKGALYPMVTMNGEECHNEWEITFEEIHRNAAISYAIYNYVNYTGDESYLQEYGFDVLVETSRFWVSRCNYNPKKDVYMILGVTGPNEYENNVNNNWYTNTMAAWNIEYTLQVAELLKDKYANRYNELVKKLQITEEEMAQWADVVKKMYKPEDKELGIFLQQDGYMDKEQMLVKDLPKEDLPLNQKWSWDRILRSCFIKQADVLQGLYFLNDRFDLETKKKNFDFYEPRTVHESSLSPCIYSIIAAEIGYEEKAYELYLRTARLDLDNYNNDSDDGLHITSMAGTWMSIVHGFGGLRVVNGTLSLKPFIPKAWEQYSFKIVFRDHLLKVTVKQNETIIEHQEGSDFELKINDKVYALAKGSTINI, translated from the coding sequence GTGGCTAAATACGTCAATGTTGATGAGTGGAGCATTATTGAAGAGAATCTTCACCTCAATGAAAACAAAATCTATGAAAGTTTAATGAGTATAGGTAACGGACACATGGGTATGAGAGGAAACTTTGAAGAGGATTTCTCCGGCAGCACCCTGCAGGGAACTTATATTGCTGGTGTTTACTATCCAGATAAGACAAGAGTTGGTTGGTGGAAAAACGGTTACCCTGAGTACTTTGCAAAGGTTCTAAATTCTACGAACTTTATTGGTATTTCTGTTAAATTAAACGGTGAAGTCGTTGATTTGGCTAAGGCTAAAATTAATAACTTTAAGAGAATACTAAATATGCGTGAAGGTTATCTTCTAAGAACCTTTACCCTAACAGACTGTGAAGGAAGAGAAACAAACTTTGAAGTAAAGCGATTCTTCAGCATGGCTGAAAAAGAGCTTGCTGCAATATCCTACAGTATAGAACCTGTAAATCATACTGCAGAAGTAGAGTTTACTCCTTATCTGGATGGAGATGTTATGAACGAAGACTCTAACTACGATGAAAAGTTCTGGTCAGAAGTGGATAAGTTTGCTGAGAATGGACTCTTCCATTTAACACAGAAGACAAAGAAGACCGAATTTGTAGTAACTTGTGCTTCAAAATATGCCCTCTTTAACGATGGTAATAAGGTTGAAGTTAATCCAGAAGTAATAGTAAAGCCTCAGTATACAGCTAACAAAATTACTTTTAAATGTGAAAAAGGTAGTAAAGCTACTTTATATAAATATATCGCTGTTACTAGTAATAGATATTTTGAAGAAAATCAATTGGTTTCTAAGGCTGTAGAATTAGTTGAAAAAGCATACTTAGACGGCTATGACAAACTTTTCAGGGCTCATAGTGAAAAGTGGGCTCATATTTGGAAGGAAAGTGACATTGTAATATCCGGTGATCCTTCTGCCCAGCAGGGAATCAGATTTAATATTTTCCATATGAATTGTACCTATACTGGAGATGACCCAAGACTTAACATAGGTCCTAAGGGCTTTACCGGGGAAAAGTACGGTGGAAGTACTTATTGGGACACTGAGGCTTACTGCATCCCCTTCTACTTAAGTACCAGTGATCAATCTATAGCAAGGAATCTTCTTATATATAGATACAATCACCTGGAAAAGGCAAAGGAAAATGCAAGAAAACTTGGTTTAAAAGGCGCTCTTTACCCCATGGTTACGATGAACGGAGAAGAATGTCATAATGAATGGGAAATAACCTTCGAAGAAATTCATAGAAATGCTGCTATCAGCTATGCTATTTATAACTATGTAAACTATACAGGCGATGAAAGCTATCTACAAGAATATGGCTTTGATGTACTGGTTGAAACCAGCCGCTTCTGGGTATCAAGATGTAACTACAATCCTAAAAAGGATGTATACATGATCCTAGGAGTAACCGGTCCAAACGAGTATGAGAATAACGTTAATAACAACTGGTATACTAACACTATGGCAGCTTGGAATATTGAATATACTCTTCAGGTTGCTGAGCTTTTGAAGGATAAGTATGCCAATAGATATAATGAATTAGTTAAAAAGTTACAGATAACTGAAGAAGAAATGGCTCAATGGGCTGATGTAGTTAAAAAGATGTATAAGCCTGAAGATAAAGAGTTAGGTATATTCCTGCAGCAGGATGGTTACATGGATAAGGAACAGATGTTGGTTAAGGATCTTCCTAAAGAAGACCTACCATTGAATCAAAAATGGTCTTGGGACAGAATACTTCGTTCCTGCTTTATAAAACAAGCAGACGTACTTCAGGGACTCTACTTCTTAAATGATAGATTTGATCTAGAAACTAAGAAGAAAAACTTTGATTTTTACGAGCCAAGAACTGTTCATGAATCCTCTTTATCCCCCTGCATTTATTCTATAATTGCAGCAGAAATTGGTTATGAGGAAAAGGCTTATGAACTATATCTAAGAACAGCACGATTAGATTTGGATAACTATAATAACGATAGCGATGACGGCCTTCACATTACCAGTATGGCCGGAACTTGGATGTCTATCGTCCATGGTTTTGGCGGACTGAGAGTTGTAAATGGCACGCTTTCATTAAAACCATTTATACCAAAGGCTTGGGAACAATACTCCTTCAAGATTGTATTCAGAGATCATTTGTTAAAAGTTACTGTTAAACAAAATGAAACGATTATTGAACATCAAGAGGGTAGTGACTTTGAGCTAAAGATAAACGACAAGGTTTATGCACTAGCAAAGGGAAGTACAATAAATATATAA
- a CDS encoding cupin domain-containing protein, which yields MYNSYQQPSYPCYGNIPGYNTYNMCNSCYVYQCPYYCRGVSYRYENMNMNMNMDLKDYGPEPFVINIEEATRQNDNFRTALWTGNHLQLTLMSIPVGGEIGLEIHPNLDQFIRIEEGQGIVQMGDRKENLNFRERVYDDYIFIIPAGKWHNLINTGNKPIKLYSIYAPPQHPYGTVHVTKADADAAEHNNDY from the coding sequence TTGTATAATTCTTATCAGCAACCTTCATATCCCTGCTATGGAAATATACCAGGGTACAACACATATAATATGTGCAACAGTTGTTATGTGTACCAATGCCCTTACTATTGTAGAGGAGTAAGCTATCGATATGAGAATATGAATATGAATATGAATATGGATCTGAAGGATTACGGCCCAGAGCCCTTTGTAATCAATATTGAGGAAGCAACCAGGCAAAATGATAATTTCAGAACTGCCTTATGGACAGGAAATCATCTGCAGCTTACTTTGATGAGCATACCCGTTGGAGGAGAAATTGGTTTAGAAATTCACCCAAATTTGGATCAATTTATCCGCATAGAAGAAGGTCAAGGAATTGTTCAAATGGGCGATAGAAAGGAAAATTTGAACTTTAGGGAAAGAGTCTATGATGATTATATCTTCATAATACCGGCTGGGAAATGGCACAATTTAATAAATACAGGTAATAAGCCTATTAAATTGTATTCTATTTATGCTCCTCCTCAGCATCCTTATGGTACTGTGCATGTAACTAAGGCAGATGCAGATGCCGCTGAGCATAACAATGACTACTAG
- a CDS encoding RidA family protein, which yields MKEVISTNGAPAAIGPYSQGIKVGNLVYTSGQIPFDPQTGELISDIKKATERSLENVKAILEAAGTSMDKVIKTAVFLKDMNDFAAMNEVYGSYFKENPPARSCVQVAKLPKDAVVEIEAIAVI from the coding sequence ATGAAAGAAGTAATAAGTACAAATGGAGCACCGGCGGCAATTGGACCATATTCTCAAGGCATAAAGGTAGGAAATCTTGTATATACCTCAGGACAAATTCCATTTGATCCCCAAACAGGAGAACTAATCAGCGATATAAAGAAGGCTACAGAGAGATCTCTTGAGAATGTTAAGGCTATCTTAGAAGCAGCGGGAACTTCTATGGATAAGGTTATAAAAACTGCAGTATTCTTAAAAGATATGAATGACTTTGCTGCAATGAATGAAGTTTATGGAAGTTACTTTAAAGAAAATCCTCCAGCAAGAAGCTGTGTTCAGGTGGCAAAGCTTCCTAAGGATGCGGTGGTAGAAATAGAGGCTATAGCTGTAATATAA
- the buk gene encoding butyrate kinase, giving the protein MAYKVLVINPGSTSTKIAVFEDETLIMEETLRHSSEEIGKYKSIYEQFQFRRDVITKALKEKNFEISTLSAVVARGGMLKPIAGGTYEINETMLEDLKIGVQGQHASNLGGIIANDIAKELKIPAYIVDPVVVDEMDDVARITGLPGIYRKSIFHALNQKAVAKRYAAENGKSYEKINVIVAHMGGGVSVGAHQQGRVVDVNNAVDGEGPFSPERAGFIPMGDLVEMCFSGKYTYEEIKKLINGKGGFTAHLNTNDAREVIKLANEGNEKAKLVLDAMIYQVSKEIGKCAAVLFGKVDAIILTGGIAYNEVITNAIKERISFIADVVVYPGEDELKALLKGALRCLRGEELPKEYK; this is encoded by the coding sequence ATGGCGTATAAAGTTTTAGTTATCAATCCGGGTTCTACTTCTACTAAAATTGCAGTGTTTGAGGATGAAACCCTGATAATGGAAGAAACACTTAGACATTCTTCAGAAGAGATAGGTAAATATAAAAGTATTTATGAGCAGTTTCAGTTTAGAAGAGATGTAATTACTAAAGCGCTTAAAGAGAAGAATTTTGAAATTTCCACACTTTCTGCTGTAGTAGCCAGAGGTGGGATGTTAAAACCCATAGCCGGTGGAACCTATGAAATTAATGAAACAATGCTGGAGGATTTAAAAATAGGGGTTCAAGGACAACATGCTTCAAATCTTGGTGGAATAATAGCCAATGATATAGCAAAGGAGTTAAAGATTCCTGCATATATAGTTGATCCGGTTGTTGTGGATGAAATGGATGATGTAGCAAGAATAACCGGTTTGCCGGGTATTTATAGAAAGAGTATATTCCATGCTTTAAACCAAAAGGCAGTGGCAAAAAGATATGCCGCTGAAAATGGGAAAAGCTACGAGAAAATCAATGTGATAGTTGCCCACATGGGTGGAGGAGTATCCGTGGGAGCACACCAGCAAGGCCGAGTTGTTGATGTCAATAATGCTGTCGATGGAGAAGGGCCTTTTTCACCAGAGAGGGCAGGTTTCATTCCAATGGGAGACTTAGTAGAAATGTGCTTCAGCGGCAAATATACATATGAAGAAATAAAGAAGCTGATAAATGGCAAGGGGGGGTTTACAGCCCATTTGAATACAAATGATGCCAGAGAAGTGATAAAGCTTGCCAATGAAGGCAACGAAAAGGCAAAGCTGGTTCTTGATGCCATGATATACCAAGTGTCAAAGGAAATCGGGAAATGTGCCGCAGTGCTGTTCGGGAAGGTAGATGCCATTATCCTTACTGGAGGTATAGCCTATAATGAAGTAATTACTAATGCAATAAAAGAGAGGATTTCTTTCATTGCTGATGTTGTTGTTTATCCTGGCGAGGACGAGTTAAAGGCCCTATTGAAAGGTGCACTTAGATGTCTTAGGGGAGAAGAACTTCCAAAGGAATATAAGTAG
- a CDS encoding bifunctional 2-keto-4-hydroxyglutarate aldolase/2-keto-3-deoxy-6-phosphogluconate aldolase — protein MLRKLEILDAICESGVVAVIRANSKEEAFAISEACIEGGIKAIEVTYTVPVASEVIQALSESFKDKLFIGAGTVLDSETARGAILSGAAYIVSPGFDEASAKLCNRYQVPYLSGCLTITEMIKAMEAGVDIIKLFPGSAFGPSFIRAVKGPLPQANIMPTGGVTLQNVHEWIKAGAVAVGIGGDLTTGYREFGIEKVVENARSFVDKVKAAREGK, from the coding sequence ATGTTACGTAAGCTAGAAATTTTAGATGCAATATGTGAAAGCGGCGTAGTTGCTGTTATAAGAGCAAATTCTAAAGAGGAAGCTTTTGCAATTTCAGAAGCCTGCATTGAAGGCGGGATTAAGGCTATTGAGGTAACTTATACGGTGCCGGTAGCCTCAGAGGTAATACAAGCATTAAGTGAAAGCTTTAAAGATAAATTATTTATTGGCGCGGGTACTGTATTGGATTCGGAAACTGCCAGAGGGGCAATACTTTCAGGTGCCGCTTATATTGTGAGTCCAGGTTTTGATGAAGCCTCAGCTAAGCTATGCAATAGATATCAGGTGCCATATCTTTCCGGATGCCTGACAATAACAGAAATGATAAAAGCTATGGAAGCAGGAGTTGATATTATAAAGCTTTTTCCAGGAAGTGCTTTTGGACCTTCTTTCATAAGAGCTGTTAAAGGACCTCTGCCACAGGCCAATATAATGCCTACCGGAGGAGTAACCCTTCAAAATGTTCATGAGTGGATTAAAGCAGGTGCTGTTGCTGTAGGTATAGGGGGAGATTTGACAACAGGGTATAGGGAGTTTGGAATTGAGAAAGTTGTAGAAAATGCAAGGAGCTTTGTTGATAAGGTAAAGGCAGCAAGGGAGGGAAAATAG
- the glgP gene encoding alpha-glucan family phosphorylase: protein MTEAKNLPKVAYFCMEYALDTKLKIYSGGLGVLAGDYLKGAKDYGFPMVGIGIKWKQGYTDQKIDEDGRPYDTYKNYQYDFLKDTGVKVTVKIRQRDIVCKVWLVDEFGNAPIYLLDTDLPENSDPWITGQLYGWFGEERIAQEMVLGIGGVKALRALGIEVDVYHFNEGHALFAGFELLREKMEKGMTYEEALAATRDEVVFTTHTPIVEGNESHTIDRLLYMGANCGLTIEQLVELGGSPFNMTVGALRLSRITNAVAQLHGETANKMWAGVDNRSDIIAITNAIHRPTWVDSTMLELGEKYDGSEESKKALWDAHMKNKKALIDFVYERNGVKLDADKLLIGFSRRAAPYKRSNLIFTKPEVIAPLLKEGKLQIVFSGKAHPLDDTGKKIVENIVKISKEYPNAVVFLENYDMTIGKMLTNGADVWLNNPRRPKEASGTSGMKAAMNGAPNLSILDGWWPEACNHGVNGWQFGDGKSVDDFATEAELDAHDLEGLYKVLLNEVIPTYYNDRDKWIEIMANSINSIKEYFGVKRMLDEYYEKMYIK from the coding sequence ATGACAGAGGCTAAAAATTTACCAAAGGTAGCGTATTTCTGTATGGAATATGCTCTAGATACTAAGTTAAAAATTTATTCTGGTGGTCTTGGTGTATTGGCAGGAGATTATCTGAAGGGAGCAAAGGACTATGGATTCCCAATGGTAGGAATCGGAATCAAGTGGAAGCAAGGTTATACTGATCAGAAAATTGATGAAGATGGCCGTCCATATGATACTTATAAGAATTATCAATATGATTTCTTAAAGGACACAGGAGTGAAAGTAACAGTAAAGATCCGTCAGAGAGACATAGTATGTAAGGTTTGGCTGGTGGACGAATTTGGTAACGCTCCAATATACCTATTAGATACTGATCTTCCTGAAAACAGTGATCCTTGGATTACAGGACAGCTTTACGGCTGGTTTGGCGAAGAAAGAATAGCTCAGGAAATGGTGCTTGGTATAGGCGGCGTAAAGGCTCTTAGAGCACTTGGAATAGAAGTTGATGTATATCATTTTAATGAAGGTCATGCTTTATTTGCAGGTTTTGAACTTCTAAGAGAGAAGATGGAAAAGGGAATGACCTACGAAGAAGCCCTGGCTGCTACCAGAGATGAAGTAGTATTTACTACCCATACTCCAATAGTAGAAGGAAACGAATCCCATACAATTGACAGGCTTCTATACATGGGTGCTAACTGCGGCTTAACCATAGAACAGCTTGTTGAGCTTGGCGGATCACCTTTTAACATGACTGTAGGAGCATTAAGATTATCAAGAATAACTAACGCTGTTGCTCAGCTTCATGGAGAAACTGCAAACAAGATGTGGGCAGGAGTTGACAACAGATCTGATATCATTGCAATTACAAACGCTATTCATAGACCAACTTGGGTTGACAGCACAATGTTGGAATTAGGAGAAAAATATGATGGCAGCGAAGAGAGCAAAAAAGCTCTTTGGGATGCACATATGAAGAATAAGAAAGCCCTTATCGACTTTGTATATGAGAGAAACGGCGTTAAGCTTGATGCTGATAAGCTTCTTATCGGTTTCTCAAGAAGAGCTGCTCCTTACAAGAGAAGTAACTTGATTTTCACTAAGCCTGAAGTTATTGCTCCACTGCTTAAGGAAGGAAAACTTCAGATAGTGTTCTCCGGTAAGGCACATCCACTGGATGATACCGGAAAGAAAATCGTGGAAAATATAGTTAAGATCTCAAAAGAATATCCAAATGCAGTTGTATTCCTTGAAAACTACGATATGACTATAGGAAAAATGTTAACTAACGGTGCTGACGTATGGCTAAACAACCCAAGAAGACCAAAGGAAGCCAGCGGTACTTCCGGTATGAAGGCGGCTATGAATGGAGCTCCTAACTTAAGTATCCTTGACGGATGGTGGCCGGAAGCATGTAATCACGGGGTAAACGGATGGCAATTTGGTGATGGAAAGTCAGTAGATGACTTTGCTACAGAAGCTGAATTAGATGCTCATGATTTAGAGGGTCTTTACAAAGTTCTTCTGAATGAAGTTATTCCAACCTACTATAATGACAGAGATAAGTGGATAGAAATAATGGCAAACAGCATCAACAGCATAAAGGAGTACTTTGGCGTTAAGAGAATGCTTGATGAGTACTATGAAAAGATGTATATAAAATAA
- a CDS encoding GntR family transcriptional regulator: MDKNSPIPMYYQLAEELRKKIQDNIWPPGHCIDSERVLSQEYNLSRMTVRQAIGELVQAGLLTREKGRGTFVCEPKIKQRDIMSFTEIMESSGIEFRTDVVAFEKIEADEDMYSVLKSDELFRIQRLRLVKELIIAEEIIYIPCSTLPDLEKKDLFGSFYKYLENHGHIVNNTEASIQAVLVDDYYRGLFRLKDAVPLLKVSSKNYTTEDKLLFIEESVYRSDKYTLDVNISRRKGSVI; the protein is encoded by the coding sequence ATGGATAAAAACAGCCCTATCCCAATGTATTATCAGCTGGCAGAGGAGCTTCGAAAAAAAATACAGGACAACATTTGGCCTCCAGGGCACTGCATAGATAGTGAGCGGGTGCTTTCTCAGGAATATAACTTAAGCAGGATGACGGTGCGGCAGGCTATAGGTGAATTGGTTCAGGCCGGTCTGCTTACAAGAGAAAAGGGGAGAGGAACCTTCGTGTGCGAACCCAAAATCAAGCAAAGAGATATAATGAGCTTTACGGAAATCATGGAAAGTTCAGGAATTGAATTTAGAACAGATGTTGTAGCCTTTGAAAAAATAGAAGCTGACGAGGATATGTACAGTGTATTAAAATCAGATGAATTATTCAGAATACAGAGACTTAGATTAGTAAAAGAGCTGATTATTGCAGAAGAGATAATTTATATTCCCTGCAGTACATTACCAGACCTGGAGAAAAAGGACCTTTTCGGTTCCTTCTATAAATACTTAGAAAATCATGGACATATAGTAAACAATACAGAAGCATCTATTCAGGCTGTATTAGTGGATGACTATTATAGAGGCTTATTTAGATTAAAGGATGCTGTGCCATTATTAAAGGTATCCAGCAAGAATTATACTACAGAGGATAAACTTCTCTTTATAGAAGAATCGGTTTATAGGTCGGATAAATACACCTTAGATGTAAATATTTCCAGAAGGAAGGGGAGCGTTATATGA